In Planctomycetota bacterium, one DNA window encodes the following:
- a CDS encoding bifunctional 5,10-methylenetetrahydrofolate dehydrogenase/5,10-methenyltetrahydrofolate cyclohydrolase has protein sequence MPARILDGKALAGAIEESLSDEVAAFITAAGRAPRLVVVLVGEIAASASYVAAKARAAARVGIDADVVGVAGSADTAALVALVSGIARGSHGPVDGILVQLPLPRHVDTLAVLDAVPADRDVDGFHPENAGLLSQGRPRFIPCTAAGVQRLLVDAGIATAGRRAVIVGRSDIVGKPLALLLASRGPGGDATVTICHSHTTDLTEHCRTADILVAAVGRPGLITAEMVKPGATVIDVGINRVETPTGSRLVGDVDFPAVAAVAGAITPVPGGVGPLTVAMLLANTLLAAELHIGRR, from the coding sequence GCACTGGCCGGCGCGATCGAGGAGTCGCTGAGCGACGAGGTGGCAGCGTTCATCACGGCCGCGGGGCGGGCGCCGAGGCTGGTTGTCGTGCTCGTCGGTGAGATCGCGGCCAGCGCCTCGTACGTCGCCGCCAAGGCCCGGGCCGCGGCGCGCGTCGGGATCGACGCCGACGTCGTCGGTGTCGCCGGGTCCGCCGACACCGCCGCGCTGGTCGCGCTCGTCTCCGGGATCGCCCGCGGCAGCCACGGCCCGGTGGACGGAATCCTCGTCCAATTGCCGCTGCCGCGCCACGTCGACACCCTCGCGGTCCTCGACGCGGTTCCTGCCGACCGCGACGTGGACGGCTTCCACCCGGAAAACGCCGGGCTGCTGTCGCAGGGGCGCCCCCGGTTCATCCCCTGCACCGCAGCCGGGGTCCAGCGGCTCCTCGTCGATGCCGGGATCGCCACCGCCGGCCGTCGTGCCGTGATCGTCGGCCGCAGCGACATCGTCGGCAAGCCGCTCGCCCTGCTCCTGGCATCGCGAGGGCCGGGGGGCGACGCCACGGTGACGATCTGCCACAGCCACACCACCGACCTCACCGAGCACTGCCGCACCGCCGACATCCTCGTCGCTGCAGTCGGGAGGCCCGGCCTGATCACCGCCGAGATGGTCAAGCCCGGTGCGACGGTGATCGACGTCGGCATCAATCGCGTCGAAACGCCGACCGGATCACGTCTCGTCGGCGACGTCGACTTCCCCGCCGTCGCCGCGGTCGCCGGGGCGATCACGCCGGTGCCCGGGGGTGTCGGCCCGTTGACGGTGGCGATGCTCCTGGCCAACACGCTGCTGGCGGCCGAGCTCCACATCGGAAGGCGGTAG
- a CDS encoding ABC transporter ATP-binding protein, with protein sequence MGTFVRALRDAGRMWPFLIASFLCSAGVASLWGANIAALFPIIEVTLNGDSLQSWNAKRIATTREGIERSSAAVAALDARIATEPAEAAELRRQRERFALAVRSDEAVVASSMHLAPWLDRFLPVDPFTTVLWVVSFVVVSTFVKHALLMTSTLLVAWVAMNISRDIRLKVFDKALALDRTQFMRNGSAGFMAQVTGTSDMLASGITSVFGGAITEPLKIIACLAGAFCISWQLTLACLTLAPLVGFLMVWLNRRIRGVSKRILSRSMGFHHVLLEALNNVLTVQAYTMEGFERDKFRACTRDVMRAGMWHTFYFALANPITEILGIGMVATSIAVGAWLVINQQTEIFGIPMTERPMTVPGIMVFFGMLIGASDPVRKLSGVFTGVNVGIVGAQSLYPLLDTPSRLAEPASPRQLPRPHREIRLENVSFSYDQIDTVLAGVNISIPFGERVAIVGPNGGGKSTLINLICRFYDPTAGRVLIDDVPLTDLALADLRGRIALVTQQTELFNESILYNIRYGRWDATEGEIVEAAKRAHAHEFIADFPDGYRTMVGPNGFRLSGGQRQRIALARAFLRDAEILVLDEATSQIDVESERLIHAALAAYVFNRTVIMITHRASTLALADTILEVEHGTVRKRPARQMQVA encoded by the coding sequence ATGGGAACGTTCGTGCGCGCCTTGCGCGATGCCGGTCGGATGTGGCCGTTCCTCATCGCCTCGTTCCTCTGCTCGGCGGGAGTCGCCAGCCTCTGGGGGGCGAACATCGCGGCTCTGTTCCCGATCATCGAAGTCACGCTCAACGGCGACTCGCTCCAGTCCTGGAACGCCAAGCGGATCGCGACCACCCGCGAGGGCATCGAACGGTCGAGTGCGGCGGTCGCCGCGCTCGACGCCCGGATCGCCACCGAGCCAGCCGAAGCCGCCGAGCTGCGCCGGCAGCGCGAGCGATTCGCCTTGGCAGTCCGCAGCGACGAGGCGGTGGTCGCGAGCTCAATGCACCTCGCCCCCTGGCTCGACCGCTTCCTCCCCGTCGATCCGTTCACCACGGTGCTGTGGGTGGTTTCGTTCGTCGTCGTCAGCACGTTCGTCAAGCACGCCCTGCTGATGACCTCGACGCTGCTGGTCGCCTGGGTGGCGATGAACATCAGCCGCGACATCCGCCTCAAGGTATTCGACAAGGCGCTGGCCCTTGACCGCACGCAGTTCATGCGCAACGGTTCGGCCGGATTCATGGCACAGGTGACCGGCACCTCCGACATGCTCGCCAGTGGCATCACCAGCGTGTTCGGCGGGGCGATCACCGAGCCGCTGAAGATCATCGCCTGCCTCGCCGGGGCGTTCTGCATCTCCTGGCAGCTCACCCTGGCGTGCCTCACGCTCGCCCCTCTGGTGGGCTTCCTGATGGTCTGGCTCAACCGGCGGATCCGCGGCGTCTCGAAGCGGATCCTGTCGCGGTCGATGGGGTTCCACCACGTCCTCCTCGAGGCTCTCAACAACGTCCTCACCGTCCAGGCCTACACGATGGAGGGCTTCGAGCGCGACAAGTTCCGTGCCTGCACCCGCGACGTGATGCGCGCCGGGATGTGGCACACGTTCTATTTCGCGCTGGCCAATCCGATCACCGAGATTCTCGGCATCGGCATGGTGGCGACGAGCATCGCCGTCGGCGCGTGGCTGGTGATCAACCAGCAGACCGAGATCTTCGGGATCCCGATGACCGAGCGGCCGATGACCGTGCCGGGGATCATGGTCTTCTTCGGGATGCTGATCGGAGCCAGCGACCCGGTGCGCAAGCTGTCGGGCGTGTTCACCGGGGTCAACGTCGGGATCGTCGGAGCCCAGTCGCTCTATCCGCTGCTCGACACGCCGTCGCGGCTCGCCGAGCCGGCCAGCCCGCGGCAGCTCCCCCGCCCCCACCGCGAGATCCGCCTCGAGAACGTCTCGTTCAGCTACGACCAGATCGACACCGTCCTCGCCGGCGTGAACATCTCGATCCCGTTCGGCGAGCGGGTGGCGATCGTCGGGCCCAACGGCGGTGGCAAGAGCACGCTGATCAACCTCATCTGCCGGTTCTACGATCCGACCGCGGGACGTGTCCTCATCGACGACGTGCCCCTCACCGACCTGGCGCTGGCCGACCTCCGCGGGCGGATCGCGCTGGTCACCCAGCAGACCGAGCTGTTCAACGAGTCGATCCTCTACAACATCCGCTACGGCCGCTGGGATGCCACCGAGGGGGAGATCGTCGAGGCCGCCAAGCGCGCCCACGCCCACGAGTTCATCGCCGACTTCCCCGATGGCTACCGGACGATGGTCGGCCCCAACGGCTTCCGCCTCTCGGGCGGCCAGCGCCAGCGGATCGCCCTGGCACGGGCGTTCCTCCGCGACGCCGAGATCCTCGTTCTCGACGAGGCCACCAGCCAGATCGACGTCGAGAGCGAGCGCCTCATCCACGCGGCCCTGGCCGCCTACGTCTTTAACCGCACGGTGATCATGATCACCCACCGGGCCAGCACGCTGGCCCTCGCCGACACGATCCTCGAGGTCGAGCACGGCACCGTGCGGAAGCGGCCGGCGCGGCAGATGCAGGTCGCCTGA
- a CDS encoding rhamnulokinase: MARKVALAIDLGASGGRVVSGAFDGRLLELEEIHRFDNGPVAFGGQLVWDMVRLWQEVVTGLRAAADRHGGSVATIGADTWGVDYSFLAPAGELLANPVCYRDPRTVGMLAVAERTVPREEIFAATGLQFMEINTLYQLLALHAARSDVLAAAGRLVMIPDIVHWLLTGTASNERTNATTTQCFDPQAGDWAREMLGRFGLPGRIFHPVFEPGTDLGPLRGTVADETGLDAVRVVLPGTHDTASAVAAVPATDPPSSRPDWCYVSLGTWALVGVELDRPMVTPACRELNFTNEGGVGGTTRLLKNVCGLWLVQQCREAWKRAGTEWSWDQLTALAGEAPALVTLVDPDHPALMAPADMPEAIRRVARESGQPVPESTAAVVRCALESVAAAIRRRLAEVERLVGRRPGRIHVVGGGVKNRLLCQWIADATDREVLAGPVEATAIGNVLVQLLATDGIVDLRAVRAVVRDSFEIERYQPRHARAWNDRLAAG, from the coding sequence ATGGCTCGCAAGGTGGCGCTGGCGATCGATCTCGGCGCGTCGGGCGGCCGGGTCGTGTCGGGCGCGTTCGACGGCAGGCTCCTCGAGCTCGAGGAGATCCACCGCTTCGACAACGGCCCGGTCGCGTTCGGCGGGCAGTTGGTCTGGGACATGGTCCGCCTCTGGCAGGAGGTCGTCACCGGCCTACGGGCCGCGGCGGACCGCCACGGCGGCAGCGTCGCGACGATCGGCGCCGACACCTGGGGGGTCGACTACTCGTTCCTCGCGCCGGCCGGGGAGCTGCTCGCCAATCCGGTCTGTTATCGCGACCCGCGCACCGTGGGGATGTTGGCCGTAGCCGAAAGGACCGTGCCGCGCGAGGAGATCTTCGCCGCCACCGGCCTGCAGTTCATGGAGATCAACACCCTCTACCAGCTCCTCGCCCTCCATGCGGCACGGTCTGACGTCCTTGCCGCCGCCGGCCGGCTGGTGATGATTCCGGACATCGTCCATTGGCTGCTCACCGGCACGGCCTCCAACGAGCGGACAAACGCGACGACGACGCAGTGCTTCGACCCGCAGGCTGGCGACTGGGCACGCGAGATGCTCGGGCGCTTCGGCCTGCCCGGGAGGATCTTCCATCCGGTCTTCGAGCCCGGCACCGACCTCGGTCCGCTGCGCGGCACGGTCGCTGACGAAACTGGCCTCGACGCCGTGCGGGTCGTCCTCCCCGGTACCCACGACACCGCCAGCGCCGTCGCGGCTGTGCCGGCGACCGACCCGCCGTCGAGCCGCCCCGACTGGTGCTACGTCAGCCTCGGCACCTGGGCGCTGGTCGGCGTCGAACTCGACCGGCCGATGGTCACGCCCGCCTGCCGCGAGCTGAACTTCACCAACGAGGGGGGCGTCGGCGGGACGACGCGGCTGCTGAAAAACGTCTGCGGGCTGTGGCTCGTGCAGCAGTGCCGGGAGGCGTGGAAGCGGGCCGGCACGGAGTGGAGCTGGGACCAGCTCACGGCGCTGGCCGGCGAGGCGCCGGCCCTGGTGACGCTCGTCGATCCCGACCATCCCGCGCTGATGGCCCCCGCCGACATGCCCGAGGCGATCCGTCGGGTGGCGCGCGAGAGCGGCCAGCCGGTGCCGGAGTCGACGGCGGCGGTGGTGCGCTGCGCCCTGGAGAGCGTGGCGGCGGCGATCCGCCGCCGTCTGGCCGAGGTCGAGCGACTCGTGGGACGCCGCCCGGGCAGGATCCACGTCGTTGGCGGCGGCGTGAAAAACCGGCTGCTGTGCCAATGGATCGCCGACGCCACCGACCGGGAGGTCCTCGCCGGGCCTGTCGAGGCGACGGCGATCGGCAACGTGCTGGTGCAGCTGCTCGCCACCGACGGGATCGTCGACCTGCGGGCGGTCCGCGCCGTGGTCCGTGACAGCTTCGAGATCGAGCGCTACCAGCCGCGCCACGCACGGGCCTGGAACGACCGGCTCGCGGCCGGTTGA